In one Tessaracoccus palaemonis genomic region, the following are encoded:
- the cas4g/cas1g gene encoding CRISPR-associated endonuclease Cas4g/Cas1g — MRAIRPDVPGLPDTVPARMINEFVYCPRLFHLEWVQSQFTTNDDVEEGLYVHRVVDKGSGDLPDKTEAWDGRRATSVWVTSSRLGLTAKLDLVEGSDDGTAVPVDYKKGRPNDDGSAWTGDRIQLLVQAMLLRDAGYQVDRAEVWYAESRRRVAVVVDDEGVAEVEDILERLWATASQPKAPAPLRGSPKCPRCSLVGVCLPDEISALNTRAKERKQLRRVMAPDRLSRPVYVTLQGASVGVRRGRLEVFSDGETKASYRLIDVSQVCLFGNVSVSAQAMRELMSREAPVLWFSFGGWFSGMAEGLPGRNVELRRAQYTANPEFALNVARNMIAGKIRNSRTMLRRNSRTEVGPVIDQLMDMSSAARRVESPASLLGIEGTAARIYFGEFTSMVGAGCKVDVGSFNANGRARRPPPDILNALLSFTYALLTKDLTVALHAVGLDPYWGVMHRPRFGRPALALDLAEEFRPLVAESVVLQVLNNGEVSDASFRIHAAGCQLESEGRKVVLSAYERRLEHEITHPHFGYRVTYRRAMEVQARMLAAHLKGELPEYVPFVTR, encoded by the coding sequence ATGAGGGCTATCCGGCCAGACGTGCCTGGGCTCCCCGACACGGTTCCCGCCAGGATGATCAACGAGTTCGTCTACTGTCCCAGGCTCTTCCATCTCGAATGGGTTCAGTCCCAGTTCACCACGAACGATGATGTGGAGGAGGGGCTATATGTTCACCGCGTCGTGGACAAGGGAAGCGGGGACCTCCCAGACAAGACAGAAGCGTGGGACGGTCGGCGCGCCACCTCGGTCTGGGTGACGTCGAGCCGATTGGGGCTCACGGCAAAGCTGGACTTGGTTGAAGGCAGCGACGACGGCACCGCCGTACCTGTTGACTACAAGAAGGGGCGACCGAATGACGATGGATCTGCCTGGACAGGTGACCGGATCCAGCTGCTGGTCCAAGCCATGCTCCTCCGCGATGCTGGGTATCAAGTAGACAGGGCGGAGGTCTGGTACGCCGAGTCCCGTCGCCGTGTTGCTGTTGTGGTGGACGACGAAGGCGTCGCAGAGGTGGAGGACATTCTGGAACGGCTGTGGGCGACCGCGAGCCAGCCAAAGGCACCTGCACCGCTCAGAGGTAGCCCCAAGTGTCCCAGGTGTTCACTTGTCGGGGTTTGCCTTCCGGACGAGATCAGCGCCTTGAACACCCGCGCGAAGGAGCGCAAGCAACTGCGGCGCGTGATGGCCCCAGACCGTCTCTCCCGTCCGGTGTACGTGACGCTGCAGGGTGCCTCGGTCGGCGTGCGGAGGGGACGTCTGGAGGTCTTCAGCGATGGAGAGACGAAGGCCTCCTATCGACTCATTGATGTGTCACAGGTCTGTCTGTTCGGGAACGTCTCGGTGTCGGCGCAAGCCATGCGCGAGCTGATGTCCAGAGAGGCTCCGGTGCTGTGGTTCTCGTTCGGGGGCTGGTTCTCAGGAATGGCTGAAGGGCTTCCTGGGCGCAATGTGGAGTTGCGCCGCGCTCAGTACACGGCGAACCCGGAGTTCGCGCTGAACGTCGCCAGAAACATGATCGCGGGGAAGATCAGAAACTCTCGGACCATGCTCCGGCGCAACTCTCGCACTGAAGTCGGCCCAGTCATCGATCAACTGATGGACATGAGCAGCGCTGCTCGTCGAGTGGAGTCACCGGCAAGCCTCTTGGGGATTGAGGGAACTGCTGCGCGCATCTACTTCGGTGAGTTCACCTCCATGGTTGGAGCAGGATGCAAGGTTGACGTCGGGTCCTTCAATGCAAACGGGAGGGCTCGTCGTCCACCACCCGACATACTCAATGCCCTTCTGTCGTTTACCTATGCGCTCCTGACGAAGGACCTCACCGTCGCGCTCCACGCAGTCGGCCTCGACCCCTACTGGGGTGTCATGCATCGTCCCCGATTCGGTCGCCCGGCCCTGGCACTCGACCTGGCCGAAGAGTTCCGCCCGCTGGTTGCCGAGAGCGTTGTTCTTCAGGTGCTGAACAACGGTGAAGTGAGCGATGCCTCCTTCCGGATCCACGCTGCCGGTTGCCAGCTCGAGTCGGAGGGCCGCAAGGTCGTACTCAGTGCATATGAACGGCGCTTGGAGCACGAGATCACGCATCCGCACTTCGGATACCGGGTTACCTATCGGCGAGCGATGGAGGTACAGGCCAGGATGCTTGCGGCGCATCTCAAAGGTGAACTGCCGGAGTATGTGCCGTTCGTGACGAGGTGA
- the cas2 gene encoding CRISPR-associated endonuclease Cas2 codes for MPRRRHLIAYDIREPSRLRRVCKLMEAHGERLQYSVFVCDLTKTELLHLRRDAERIMNLAADSVVIIDLGSLDAARFTFVGQRMELPSRGNQII; via the coding sequence ATGCCCCGTCGACGGCACCTCATTGCCTATGACATCCGCGAGCCAAGCCGGTTGAGACGTGTCTGCAAGTTGATGGAGGCTCATGGCGAGCGCCTCCAGTATTCGGTCTTCGTGTGTGACCTCACGAAGACCGAGCTTCTCCACCTCCGGCGTGACGCCGAGCGCATCATGAATCTGGCAGCCGACTCCGTGGTGATCATCGACCTTGGTAGCCTCGATGCAGCGCGCTTCACGTTCGTCGGTCAACGGATGGAACTGCCGTCGCGTGGAAACCAGATCATCTAG